Proteins found in one Syntrophales bacterium genomic segment:
- a CDS encoding AAA family ATPase: MERLIGKYIFDPEITAGKMIFLTGPRQVGKTTFAQKWLGSVGSEDTYFNWDDPSLMAKYKKNPLYFRNIIDEKFKNNPVPFVFDEIHKHTEWRNILKGFYDINRERMQLLVTGSARLGHFQKSGDSLVGRYFSLYAWQQE, from the coding sequence ATGGAACGATTAATTGGTAAATATATATTTGATCCTGAAATAACAGCAGGAAAGATGATATTTCTGACTGGTCCCAGGCAGGTGGGAAAAACTACCTTCGCTCAGAAGTGGCTTGGATCTGTCGGCTCGGAAGACACATACTTCAACTGGGATGACCCATCATTAATGGCAAAGTACAAAAAAAATCCACTCTATTTTCGGAACATTATCGATGAGAAATTCAAGAACAATCCCGTTCCTTTCGTGTTTGATGAGATTCATAAGCATACTGAATGGAGGAATATTCTTAAAGGTTTTTATGACATTAATCGCGAAAGAATGCAGCTTCTTGTTACAGGTTCCGCCAGGCTCGGCCATTTTCAAAAGTCTGGAGACTCACTGGTTGGACGATACTTTTCCTTATACGCATGGCAACAAGAATGA